The Saimiri boliviensis isolate mSaiBol1 chromosome 19, mSaiBol1.pri, whole genome shotgun sequence genome contains the following window.
ACCAGAACTAACTGCAGAGGAGATTGAGAAAGTGATACCTGGCTTTTTCACCCTGCCAATGGGAGACAGGCAAGAAACGGGGAATTGGTTTGCTATTGGGTAGGAAACCACAGAGCCTGTCAACCCCTCCTTCCTTCACTCGAGTAAGATGTTCTAAACACCTACTCTGGGCCAGGCTCTGGTGATACAGAAGAAAAGACGGTCTCCATTTTCAAACAGTCCCTACTGAGAGAACACACAGGCCGAGGATTGCAACACCCGGCGCCAAACACTGGGAGACCAGTAAGTGTCCCGGGGGCCGTCGCAGGAGCGGAAGAGGCGCAGCTTGAGGGAGGCGGGAGGGCTGGAGGAAGCAATGACTAGTTACGTTTTGAAAGGTAAATGGGATTCATCTAGGGGTGAGGGGACACGTAGAGGGACAGGAGGAGGGCACGTGGGAAGACTTGGCATGGCTGCACAAAAGGGACTCGTGTGGACGGGCAGGAAGAGGCTGGAAAAGCAGGCCAGGGCCAGATGAGGGAAGATTTTGTATGGGACATAAAGTTTTGGGACATTTCTTCTGGATGTAAGAGTGAGCAGATCTGTGTGTGGGAACCTTGTTTAAATGAGACACACAAACTTAGCAGCAGGGCGAGCTGAGCTGCGTGGCTGGAGTGGTGTGTTGTACTGAGGCATGGGAGGTCAACGTTGCCTTACCAGCCGGGGAAAGTCAGCGCCCACCTGCCATACCGTTAGCCGGGAGGACCAAAGCACCCTTTCTGTTTACCACCACCCGACAGCCCTGGCCCAGGTCGGACGGTTCTGATTTTTGCAGAGTGCTTCCTGCGGGGACAAATTTGCCAATCCCACCCTCACCGCTTCCTCCTCCGCCTAGTTCTGTCCTctgaagccattaaaaaaaaaaaaaatcctttccatCCAACAGCCATTGAAACGTTTGGAACAGTTGTGGACTGATTTTCAGAGTATCACACACCtcatctcattgaatcctcagaATTCTCTGGTGCAGCTATCCCCAGCCCCATctgatagatgaagaaacagactcaGTGGGGTAAATGCCGGGAGTCACATTTGCAGACCCCAATCCTGGGTTCTTTTTAATACTCATGTTTCTCCAGGTGCAGTCCCTAACCGCCTGCATCAGGATCCCTTGGGCCGCTTGTTGTAAATCCACATTCCTGAGGGCCATCCAAGACCTCCTGAAGCAGAATTAGTGGGGCAGGAGCAGAATCTGTATTGTAACACACATCTCCGTGTGTGTGCATTTCTAGATCTGTTAAAGGGTGGGAGCCACGCTCTCATCTTGCTAATAGCGCTACTTTGAATCTTCtcgttctttttatttttgctgggaAGTGAAAGAGAGCTTTTCTTTGGGTGCTTTGCCCTCGACATTGCATTTTCTTCAAGAGCCCATTGGTACGGATCAGTGGACTCCCGGAACGCGATATACCTTCCAGACTTTCACAGAACATCcttctccctttctgtctctctctcttccccatgtGCAGAAGTGTTGGCATCTGTCCCCTAGCTGAGCCAAGATGGGCGACTGGAGCTTCCTGGGAGAGTTCCTGGAGGAGGTCCACAAGCACTCCACGGTGGTGGGCAAGGTCTGGCTCACCGTCCTCTTCATATTCCGCATGCTCGTGCTGGGCACCGCGGCTGAGTCGTCCTGGGGGGACGAGCAGGCTGATTTCCGGTGTGACACGATTCAGCCTGGCTGCCAGAACGTGTGCTACGACCAGGCCTTCCCCATCTCGCACATTCGCTTCTGGGTGCTGCAGATCATCTTTGTGTCCACGCCCTCGCTGGTGTACATGGGCCACGCCATGCACACGGTGCGCATGCAGGAGAAGCGCAGGCTGCGGGAGGCCGAGAAGGCCAGGGCGGGCGGTGGCTCCGGCTCCTACGAGTACCCGGTGGGGGCCGAGAAGGCCGAGCCGTCCTGCTGGGAGGAAGGGAACGGGAGGATCGTGCTCCGGGGCACTCTGCTCCACACCTACGTGTGCAGCATCCTGATCCGCACCACCATGGAGGTGGGCTTCATCGTGGGCCAGTACTTCATCTACGGAGTCTTCCTGACCACCCTGCACGTCTGTCGCAGGAGTCCCTGTCCCCACCCGGTCAACTGTTACGTATCCCGACCCACGGAGAAGAATGTCTTCATCGTCTTTATGCTGGCGGTGGCTGCGCTGTCCCTCTTCCTCAGCCTGGCTGAACTCTACCACTTGGGCTGGAAGAAGCTCAGACAGCGATGCGTCAAGTCGCGGCAGGACGTGGCCAAGTGCCAGCTCTCCGGCCCCTCTGCGAGCCTAGTCCAGAGCTGCACACCGCCCCCTGACTTTAACCAGTGCCTGCAGAGCGG
Protein-coding sequences here:
- the GJA5 gene encoding gap junction alpha-5 protein, giving the protein MGDWSFLGEFLEEVHKHSTVVGKVWLTVLFIFRMLVLGTAAESSWGDEQADFRCDTIQPGCQNVCYDQAFPISHIRFWVLQIIFVSTPSLVYMGHAMHTVRMQEKRRLREAEKARAGGGSGSYEYPVGAEKAEPSCWEEGNGRIVLRGTLLHTYVCSILIRTTMEVGFIVGQYFIYGVFLTTLHVCRRSPCPHPVNCYVSRPTEKNVFIVFMLAVAALSLFLSLAELYHLGWKKLRQRCVKSRQDVAKCQLSGPSASLVQSCTPPPDFNQCLQSGPGGKFFHSFSNNVASQQNTDNLATEQVRGQDQTPGKGFIQVPYDQKPEVPNGVSPGHRLPHGYHSDKRRLSKASSKARSDDLSV